In Hemiscyllium ocellatum isolate sHemOce1 chromosome 2, sHemOce1.pat.X.cur, whole genome shotgun sequence, the genomic stretch AAATTAGACCTTTATTTGTTACATAGAAAATAtgaacagatggaggccattcagcccttcgaacctgctccaccattcaataggatcatggctgatcatccaactcagtcccctgttcctactttctccccagacTCTTTGATCTGTCCAGCCCCATGGCCTATGCTCAAATCCTTCTTAAAAGTGAGAGCAATGAGGAACGATTTTCCTGAAACATATAAGACTGTGAGGGTCTTGACAGGAACAATGTTGAGCAGATTGAAGTAGtgcagggtgctggtgagacccCTTCTGGAGAACTATGTGTAGTCCTGGTCACCCTATTCGAGAAGGAcatcattaaactggagaggattcagaaaagattcatcaggatattgccaggaatggaggtttgacttacaaaaatagactggaaaggctgggacttttttcaccggagattaggaggttgaggggtgacctcatttaGGTTCAGAAGGCCATGAGGGGCcatggattgggtgaatgaatagaatagaatatcctttattatcGGAAatgcaggagtacagtgaaaagattttaCAATGCCTGCCTTTAATGGCACCATTTGTACCAAATCttacagaattaaaaaaaaagcgtTGCTACCAAGTAAAAAGGAATATAGATTAGCAGGAAACAGTGAAAGGTCCAGACTGATAATAAGAGACTGTATATTCCTGCAGGCCTCACAGCAGAAAGCCACACTGCCTCCATGTGCTGGCCTCTAGCTAGGACCCACTCTGTTCCACCATGGGGGTCAGCATATAGTCACTCCGCCCAGggactcggcccgtgctcactccacTGTGGGACCCAGCTCACGCTCACTCTGCCCTGGGACTCAGCCCATGCTCACTCCGCCCTGGGACGCAGCCTGAGCTTGCTCGGCTGTGGGACCTGGCTCATACTTGCTCCACCATGGGGCTTGGTCTGTGTTTGCTCCGCTGTGGGGCCCAGCTCACGCTCACTCTGCCGTGGGACCCGGCTCATACTCGCTCCATCGTGGGAGTCGGTCTGTACTCGCTCCACCGTGGGAGTCGGTCCGTACTCGCTCCACCGTGGGAGTGTGTCCGTGCTCGCTCCACCGTGGGAATCGGTCCGTGCTCGCTGAGCTGTGCGAGTCGGTCCGTGCTCGCTCCACCGTGGGAGTATGTCCGTGCTCGCTCCACCGTGGGAGTGTGTCCGTGCTCGCTCCACCGTGGGAATGTGTCCGTGCTCGCTCCACCGTGGGAGTCAGTCCGTACTCGCTCCACCGTGGGAGTGTGTCCGTGCTCGCTCCACCGTGGGAATCGGTCCGTGCTCGCTCCACCGTGGGAGTGTGTCCGTGCTCGCTCCACCGTGGGAATCGGTCCGTGCTCGCTCCACCGTGGGAGTGTGTCCGTGCTCGCTCCACCGTGGGAGTGTGTCCGTGCTCGCTCCACCATGGGAATCGGTCCGTGCTCGCTCCACCGTGGGAGTGTGTCCGTGCTCGCTCCACTGTGGGAATGTGTCCGTGCTCGCTCCACCGTGGGAGTGTGTCCGTGCTCGCTCCACCGTGGGAATGTGTCCGTGCTCGCTCCACCGTGGGAGTGTGTCCGTGCTCGCTCCACCGTGGGAATCGGGCCGTGCTCGCTCCACCGTGGGAGTGTGTCCATGCTCGCTCCACCATGGGAGTGTGTCCGTGCTCGCTCCACCGTGGGAATCGGTCCGTGCTCGCTCCATCGTGGGAATCGGTCCGTGCTCGCTCCACCGTGGGAGTGTGTCCGTGCTCGCTCCACCGTGGGAATGTGTCCGTGCTCGCTCCATCGTGGGAATCGGTCCGTGCTCGCTCCACCGTGGGAGTGTGTCCATGCTCGCTCCACCATGGGAGTGTGTCCGTGCTCGCTCCACTGTGGGAATCGGTCCGTGCTCGCTCCACCGTGGGAGTCTGTCCGTGCTCGCTCCACCGTGGGAGTGTGTCCGTGCTCGCTCCACCGTGGGACTCGGCCCGTGCTCGCTCCACCGTGGGAGTCGGTCCGTACTCGCTCCAccgtgggagtgtgtctgtgctCGCTCCGCTGTGGGAGTGTGTCCGTGCTCGCTCCACCGTGggactcggcccgtgctcactctgctgtggggtTCAGCCCAGTTTTGCTCCGCTGTGGAACTAGGCCCATTCTTGTTCTGCTGTGAGACTCAGCCCGTGCTCGCTCCATTGTGGGAGCTGGTTCATACTCGCTCCACCATGGGGCTTGGCCCGTGCTCACTCCACCATGGGACTCGGCCCATGCTTGCTCCGCTGTGGGACCCAGCTCATGTTCGCTCTGCTGTGGGACCAGGCCCATACTTGCTCCACCGTGCGACTGGCTCATACTCCCTCTGCCATCAGACCAGGCTCATACCCGCTCCACCGTGGGACTTGGCCCGTGCTCGCTCCACTGTCAGACCTGGCTCATACTCGCTCCACCATGAGGCTTGGCCCGTGCTCGCTGCACTGTGGGACTCAGCACACACTTGTTTCACTTCTTGACTCCACTCTCCAGAGACCGtggtggaggggtggtggggaACGTCATGGAGGAGAAAGAAAAGTAAAGCTTGAAGCGGAGTAATAAAGATGGGAAAGGGAAATGGACTGGTGGGCAGTGGCGCTCCGACTGGAGCGTCCTTGTCTGCTGTCATCTTGGTTGTTCTTGCTGACTGTAGAACCAGTTGTAGTGGAGCTTCTGTCCTGGGTGTAGGAGCTGTGTATCATGGAGAAGAGCAGCTAGGCCACATTCCTTTCTCACCTCAGGGtgaaccctcaccctcactgctGGAGCTGAGGAACAGTAGGAGAAACAGGAAACAGGATTGAGGGCAGATTCTGACTAATCACAGGGGTCTTTTCCCTCCAATGGGGGAGCTCAAAAATTGagggggcatatatttaaggtgggaggagaaagatttacaaaggacgaGGGGCCACCTTTTActcagagtgg encodes the following:
- the LOC132829828 gene encoding putative proline-rich protein 21: MVERAWTHSHGGASTDRFPRWSEHGHIPTVERARTHSHGGASTDRFPRWSEHGPIPTVERARTHSHGGASMDTLPRWSEHGPIPTVERARTHSHGGASTDTFPRWSEHGHTPTVERARTHSHSGASTDTLPRWSEHGPIPMVERARTHSHGGASTDTLPRWSEHGPIPTVERARTHSHGGASTDRFPRWSEHGHTPTVERVRTDSHGGASTDTFPRWSEHGHTPTVERARTYSHGGASTDRLAQLSEHGPIPTVERARTHSHGGASTDRLPRWSEYRPTPTMERV